In one Achromobacter spanius genomic region, the following are encoded:
- a CDS encoding dihydrodipicolinate synthase family protein, whose protein sequence is MKTSPVTAQDLQRSVIAVPPLARHADLSLNEAANKALLGHLEAGGVRNVMYGGNANFYNVGVSEYARIVDMLAGLAGSDTWILPSVGPDYGKMMDQAAILRSRAFPTAMLLPMSFPYTDAGLADGVRHFTDALGKPAVMYIKSADYLAPETAARLIEEGRIVAFKYAVVRDNPAKDAYLSSLLKSVDARWIVSGIGERPAIVHYRDFGLKSFTSGSVCVAPRGSMRLLQLLREGRYDEAEAVRQHYLGLEDCRDGISPIRVLHDAVTLSGVADMGPMLPLLTGISSAERERVAPVARALAAWDKEAVAA, encoded by the coding sequence ATGAAAACTTCCCCGGTCACCGCGCAGGATTTGCAGCGTTCGGTCATTGCCGTGCCGCCCTTGGCCCGCCATGCCGATCTTTCCTTGAACGAGGCCGCCAACAAGGCGCTGCTGGGCCATCTGGAAGCGGGCGGCGTGCGCAACGTGATGTACGGCGGCAACGCCAATTTCTACAACGTGGGGGTCAGCGAATACGCGCGCATCGTGGACATGCTGGCGGGCCTGGCCGGTTCGGACACCTGGATCCTGCCGTCCGTGGGGCCCGACTACGGCAAGATGATGGACCAGGCGGCAATCCTGCGATCGCGTGCGTTTCCCACCGCGATGCTGCTGCCGATGTCGTTCCCGTATACGGACGCGGGCCTGGCCGATGGGGTGCGCCATTTCACCGACGCGCTGGGCAAGCCCGCCGTCATGTACATCAAGTCGGCCGACTACCTGGCGCCGGAAACCGCTGCCCGCCTGATCGAGGAAGGCCGCATCGTGGCGTTCAAGTACGCCGTCGTGCGCGACAACCCGGCAAAGGATGCGTATCTGTCGTCGCTGCTGAAATCGGTGGATGCGCGCTGGATCGTCAGCGGCATCGGCGAACGTCCGGCCATCGTGCACTATCGCGACTTCGGCTTGAAGAGCTTCACGTCTGGCTCCGTTTGCGTGGCGCCGCGCGGGTCAATGCGTCTGTTGCAGTTGCTGCGCGAAGGCCGCTACGACGAGGCCGAGGCCGTGCGCCAACACTATCTGGGCCTGGAAGACTGCCGCGATGGCATCAGCCCCATTCGCGTGCTGCACGACGCAGTGACCTTGTCCGGCGTGGCCGATATGGGCCCCATGCTGCCGCTGCTGACCGGCATTTCCAGCGCCGAGCGCGAGCGCGTGGCGCCGGTGGCGCGCGCCCTGGCGGCCTGGGACAAGGAAGCCGTGGCGGCCTGA
- a CDS encoding Bug family tripartite tricarboxylate transporter substrate binding protein — MHAPLARRRLLAAATLTAIALTLPAAQAQADYPERDVKIIVPFPAGGTTDIAARVVAAELGKTWNKPVVVDNKAGAGGNVGTAEAARATADGYTLLMGTVSTHAINQSVYSKLPYDPVKDFVPVTLVIPVPNILEVNPKFADKHGIRTVADLIKYLKANPDSVNMASTGNGTSTHLSGELFQTMTGTRMTHVPYKGSSPALTDVMGGSADLIFDNLPSSMGYIKGGKLRPLAVTTAARSPALPDVPTMAEAGVKGYEASSWFGLLAPAGTPPAIVEKIQRDVAAALQQAPVRAQLQAQGATPSGNTPAQFKQFMAQETAKWAKVVQASGAKVD, encoded by the coding sequence ATGCACGCCCCCCTCGCGCGACGTCGGCTGCTCGCGGCCGCCACCTTGACGGCCATCGCCTTGACGCTACCCGCCGCCCAGGCCCAGGCCGACTACCCCGAACGCGACGTGAAGATCATCGTGCCCTTTCCCGCCGGCGGCACAACAGACATCGCCGCGCGCGTCGTGGCCGCCGAGCTGGGCAAGACGTGGAACAAGCCGGTGGTGGTGGATAACAAGGCGGGCGCGGGAGGCAACGTCGGCACGGCGGAAGCCGCGCGCGCCACCGCCGACGGCTATACCTTGTTGATGGGCACTGTCAGCACGCATGCCATCAACCAATCCGTGTACAGCAAGCTGCCCTATGACCCGGTGAAGGACTTCGTGCCCGTGACGCTGGTGATACCCGTGCCGAACATTCTTGAAGTGAATCCCAAGTTCGCGGACAAGCACGGCATCCGCACGGTGGCCGACCTGATCAAATACCTGAAGGCGAACCCGGACAGCGTCAACATGGCCTCAACCGGCAACGGCACGTCCACGCACCTGTCGGGTGAACTGTTCCAGACCATGACGGGCACGCGCATGACGCATGTGCCGTACAAGGGCAGCAGCCCCGCGCTGACCGACGTGATGGGGGGCTCTGCCGACCTGATCTTCGACAACCTGCCCTCGTCCATGGGCTATATCAAGGGCGGCAAGCTGCGTCCGCTGGCCGTGACCACCGCCGCGCGCTCGCCCGCCCTGCCCGACGTGCCGACCATGGCCGAAGCCGGCGTGAAGGGCTACGAGGCATCCAGCTGGTTTGGTTTGCTGGCGCCGGCGGGCACGCCGCCCGCCATCGTCGAAAAGATCCAGCGCGATGTGGCCGCCGCCTTGCAGCAAGCGCCGGTGCGCGCGCAATTGCAGGCGCAGGGCGCCACGCCGTCGGGCAACACGCCCGCGCAGTTCAAACAATTCATGGCGCAAGAAACCGCCAAGTGGGCCAAGGTAGTGCAAGCCTCGGGCGCCAAAGTCGACTGA
- a CDS encoding Bug family tripartite tricarboxylate transporter substrate binding protein: MNKLFCAAAAAGAVLLAGPLAQAAGYPEKPVTMIVPFVPGGSSDITARSVTPMLSQTLGQTFVVENKPGANSAIGAQALARSTPDGYTMMVGSIGTFAINEALYKNLAYNPSKDFTYLTQAVRNPNVLVAATKFPASTVAELVAYAKKNPGSVSYASSGTGSSDHLSAVLFRQRTGSTGVDVPYKGGGAAIADLLGGQVNVSFQNLGAVQNHIKAGKLKALAITGDTRATDLPNVPTLAEAGIKDMVVYSWQGFAVPKATPPDVVEKLSKALQDALRDPKTKQTLQGLGFEVVANTPQQFAAFQQAEVKRWKDVIQKANIQLE; the protein is encoded by the coding sequence ATGAATAAACTGTTCTGCGCGGCCGCTGCGGCGGGCGCTGTGCTACTGGCCGGGCCGCTGGCCCAGGCCGCCGGTTACCCCGAAAAGCCGGTCACCATGATTGTGCCGTTCGTGCCGGGCGGCTCGTCCGACATCACGGCGCGCTCGGTCACGCCGATGCTGTCCCAGACCCTGGGCCAGACCTTCGTGGTCGAGAACAAACCCGGCGCCAACAGCGCCATCGGCGCGCAGGCCTTGGCCCGCAGCACGCCGGATGGCTACACGATGATGGTCGGCTCCATCGGCACCTTCGCCATCAACGAGGCGCTTTACAAGAACCTGGCCTACAACCCCAGTAAGGACTTCACTTACCTGACGCAGGCGGTGCGCAACCCGAACGTGCTGGTAGCAGCTACCAAATTTCCCGCCAGCACCGTTGCCGAACTGGTGGCCTATGCGAAGAAAAATCCGGGCAGCGTGTCTTACGCCTCGTCCGGCACGGGATCGTCGGACCACCTGTCCGCCGTGCTGTTTCGCCAGCGCACCGGCAGCACCGGCGTAGACGTGCCCTACAAGGGCGGCGGCGCCGCCATTGCCGACCTGCTTGGCGGACAGGTCAACGTGTCGTTCCAGAATCTGGGCGCGGTGCAAAACCACATCAAGGCCGGCAAGCTCAAGGCCCTGGCCATCACCGGGGATACGCGCGCAACCGATCTGCCCAACGTGCCGACGCTGGCCGAAGCCGGTATCAAGGACATGGTGGTGTATTCGTGGCAGGGGTTCGCCGTGCCCAAGGCCACGCCGCCCGACGTCGTGGAAAAACTGTCCAAGGCCTTGCAGGACGCGCTGCGCGACCCGAAGACCAAGCAGACGCTGCAAGGGCTGGGCTTTGAAGTCGTGGCCAACACGCCGCAGCAGTTCGCCGCGTTCCAGCAGGCCGAAGTGAAGCGGTGGAAGGACGTCATCCAGAAGGCCAACATCCAACTGGAGTAA
- a CDS encoding 2-hydroxyacid dehydrogenase codes for MTTKHRIIQVGSLAGSPSANQNLADGYDVVELWKFPDRKAALAEHGKGITAVVTSANFGADAELINALPDLKAICSWGVGYETIDVEAAKKRGVQVSNTPDVLTDCVADLAWGLLIAGARRMGQGERFVRAGQWGQVHGSIPLGQRVSGKKLGIVGLGRIGEAIAKRGAGFDMDVRYHNRRKRDDIAYGYEASLVDLAAWADFLVVATVGGPTTRHLVNQPVLEALGPKGIIVNIARGPVIDEAALVAALEAGKLGCAALDVFEHEPKVPQALIDTDNAVLLPHIGSATLETRLDMENLMLDNLKSYFDTGRVITPVE; via the coding sequence ATGACCACCAAGCATCGCATCATCCAGGTCGGCTCGCTGGCCGGCTCCCCCTCCGCCAACCAGAACCTTGCCGACGGCTATGACGTCGTCGAACTGTGGAAATTTCCCGACCGCAAGGCGGCGTTGGCCGAACACGGCAAGGGCATCACCGCCGTCGTTACGTCGGCCAATTTCGGCGCCGATGCCGAACTGATCAATGCGCTGCCTGACCTCAAAGCCATTTGCAGTTGGGGCGTGGGCTACGAAACGATTGATGTAGAGGCCGCCAAGAAGCGCGGCGTACAGGTCAGCAACACGCCCGACGTGCTGACGGATTGCGTGGCTGATCTGGCTTGGGGCCTGCTGATCGCGGGCGCGCGCCGCATGGGCCAGGGCGAACGCTTCGTGCGCGCCGGCCAATGGGGCCAGGTGCATGGCAGCATTCCGCTGGGCCAGCGTGTCAGCGGCAAGAAGCTGGGCATTGTGGGCCTGGGTCGCATCGGCGAAGCCATCGCCAAGCGCGGCGCGGGTTTCGACATGGACGTGCGCTATCACAACCGCAGAAAGCGCGACGACATCGCTTATGGCTACGAGGCATCGCTGGTAGACCTGGCCGCCTGGGCCGACTTCCTGGTGGTTGCGACCGTGGGCGGACCCACCACGCGCCATCTGGTGAATCAGCCCGTGCTGGAAGCGTTGGGCCCCAAGGGCATCATCGTCAACATCGCGCGCGGCCCGGTGATTGACGAAGCCGCGCTGGTGGCGGCGCTGGAAGCCGGCAAGCTGGGCTGCGCCGCACTGGACGTGTTCGAACACGAACCCAAGGTGCCGCAAGCGCTGATCGATACCGACAACGCCGTGCTGCTGCCGCACATCGGCAGCGCCACGCTGGAGACACGCCTGGACATGGAAAACCTGATGCTGGACAACCTGAAGTCCTACTTCGACACCGGGCGCGTGATCACGCCGGTGGAGTAA
- a CDS encoding sulfite exporter TauE/SafE family protein — MSLLIIAVCLAAGSLIGFMGGALGIGGGLIAIPALVLLMGMSQQLAQGTALIMVLPAITVAVRKYNQQARIDRRVAAAGAAGAVVFTWVGARLALGIDSSVLRQSFAVFLFFVALFYVWQTWRAGRLAARRQRPEQASEARSEARSEHPSNKHAPPRPVPILTPRRASVLGMLCGTLGGFFGVGGAVLAVPIITTVFRLSQTTAQALALCMVIPGSTIALITYAWAGQANWMVGLPMAIGSLLFVPVGVRLAYKLPERKLRVCFALLLFATVALLVFES, encoded by the coding sequence GTGAGTCTGTTGATTATTGCCGTCTGCCTGGCCGCGGGTAGTTTGATCGGTTTCATGGGCGGCGCGCTGGGCATCGGTGGCGGGCTCATCGCCATTCCCGCGCTGGTGTTGTTGATGGGCATGTCGCAGCAGTTGGCGCAGGGCACCGCGCTGATCATGGTGCTGCCCGCCATCACCGTGGCGGTGCGCAAGTACAACCAGCAAGCGCGCATCGACAGGCGCGTGGCCGCGGCGGGCGCCGCGGGTGCGGTGGTGTTCACCTGGGTGGGGGCGCGCTTGGCGCTGGGCATTGATTCCAGCGTGCTGCGCCAAAGCTTCGCCGTGTTCCTGTTCTTTGTTGCGTTGTTCTACGTCTGGCAGACCTGGCGCGCCGGCCGTTTGGCAGCGCGCCGTCAGCGGCCGGAGCAGGCGTCGGAAGCGCGGTCGGAAGCGCGGTCGGAACATCCTTCGAACAAGCACGCGCCGCCGCGCCCGGTCCCGATCCTTACGCCACGGCGCGCCAGCGTGCTGGGCATGCTGTGCGGCACCTTGGGCGGCTTCTTTGGCGTGGGCGGCGCGGTGCTGGCCGTGCCTATCATCACGACGGTGTTTCGCTTGTCGCAGACCACGGCGCAGGCCTTGGCGCTGTGCATGGTGATTCCTGGTTCAACCATTGCGCTGATCACCTACGCCTGGGCCGGGCAGGCGAATTGGATGGTGGGCCTGCCAATGGCCATCGGCAGTTTGCTGTTCGTGCCTGTGGGCGTGCGCTTGGCGTACAAGCTGCCCGAACGCAAACTTAGAGTCTGCTTCGCGCTGCTGCTGTTCGCCACTGTCGCTTTGTTGGTATTCGAGTCGTAG
- the radA gene encoding DNA repair protein RadA: protein MAKSRTVYVCADCGGTTPKWQGKCPHCNAWNTLEETVESSTPAAAAHRYAPLASASPVRSLSEIEARETPRQPTGLDEFDRVLGGGLVAGAVVLIGGDPGIGKSTLLLQALASLSETTSVLYVTGEESAEQVALRARRLDLQTGNVNLLAEIRLEAIQAAVSEQKPTVAVIDSIQTLYSGELSAAPGSVSQVRECAAQLTRLAKQTGIAIVMIGHVTKDGALAGPRVLEHIVDTVLYFEGDTHSSFRLVRAFKNRFGAVNELGVFAMTDRGLRGVANPSALFLSQHEQQVAGSCVMATQEGTRPLLVEIQALVDSSHAPNPRRLTVGLEGNRLAMLLAVLHRHAGVTTFDQDVFVNAVGGVRITEPAADLPVLLAIMSSLRDKPLPRGLIAFGEVGLAGEIRPAPRGQERLREAAKLGFSIALIPKANAPRQPIEGLEIWAVDRLDAALDKLR, encoded by the coding sequence ATGGCTAAATCCCGAACCGTATATGTGTGCGCCGACTGCGGCGGCACCACCCCCAAGTGGCAGGGCAAGTGTCCCCACTGCAATGCCTGGAACACGCTGGAAGAGACGGTGGAATCATCCACCCCCGCCGCTGCCGCGCACCGCTACGCGCCGCTGGCCTCGGCCAGCCCGGTTCGCAGCCTGTCCGAAATCGAAGCCCGCGAAACGCCGCGCCAGCCCACCGGGCTGGATGAATTTGACCGGGTGCTGGGCGGTGGCCTGGTGGCTGGCGCGGTCGTGCTGATTGGCGGTGATCCGGGTATCGGCAAGTCCACGCTGCTGCTGCAAGCGCTTGCTTCCTTGTCGGAGACCACCAGTGTGCTGTATGTCACCGGCGAGGAATCCGCCGAACAGGTGGCCTTGCGCGCCCGCCGGCTGGACTTGCAAACCGGCAACGTCAACTTGCTGGCCGAAATTCGGCTGGAAGCCATCCAGGCGGCGGTGTCGGAACAGAAGCCCACCGTGGCCGTCATCGACTCCATCCAGACCCTGTACAGCGGCGAACTGAGCGCCGCCCCGGGATCGGTATCGCAGGTGCGCGAATGCGCGGCGCAACTCACGCGCCTGGCCAAGCAGACCGGCATCGCTATCGTCATGATCGGCCACGTCACGAAAGACGGCGCGTTGGCCGGCCCTCGCGTGCTGGAACACATCGTTGACACCGTGCTGTATTTCGAGGGCGATACGCATTCCTCGTTCCGCTTGGTGCGCGCGTTCAAGAACCGCTTTGGCGCGGTCAACGAATTGGGCGTCTTCGCCATGACCGACCGCGGCCTGCGCGGCGTGGCCAACCCGTCCGCGCTGTTCCTTTCGCAGCACGAACAACAGGTGGCGGGTTCCTGCGTGATGGCTACGCAGGAAGGCACGCGCCCGCTGCTGGTCGAGATCCAGGCGCTGGTCGACAGCTCGCACGCGCCCAACCCGCGCCGGCTGACGGTGGGGCTGGAAGGCAACCGGCTGGCCATGCTGCTGGCGGTGTTGCACCGGCACGCCGGGGTCACCACGTTTGACCAGGACGTGTTCGTCAACGCGGTGGGCGGCGTGCGCATCACCGAGCCCGCGGCGGACTTGCCGGTGCTGCTGGCCATCATGTCATCGCTGCGCGACAAGCCGCTGCCGCGCGGCCTGATCGCCTTTGGCGAAGTCGGCCTGGCTGGCGAGATCCGCCCCGCGCCGCGCGGCCAGGAGCGCTTGCGTGAAGCGGCCAAGCTGGGCTTCTCCATTGCGCTCATCCCGAAGGCTAACGCCCCGCGCCAGCCCATCGAAGGGCTGGAGATCTGGGCGGTGGACCGCCTGGACGCCGCGTTGGACAAGTTGCGCTGA
- the hpaR gene encoding homoprotocatechuate degradation operon regulator HpaR, producing MSPSFHHRNLPHLLLYARETLMAHFRPVLHAAGVTEQQWRVLRTLSETGAMEPNQIARSCQILSPSLTRMLAGMEEQGLIKRVRSSADQRRQEISLTPKSHKLIDRMRPHVDAKYQEIEAKIGKELLDRLYHDVDTMVALIKRDAPASAEAADSGDPA from the coding sequence ATGAGTCCCAGCTTCCACCACCGCAATCTTCCCCACCTGCTGCTATACGCGCGCGAAACCCTGATGGCGCATTTCCGTCCCGTTTTGCACGCGGCCGGCGTCACCGAACAACAATGGCGGGTATTGCGCACCCTGAGCGAAACGGGCGCGATGGAACCCAACCAGATCGCGCGCAGTTGCCAGATCCTCAGCCCCAGCCTGACCCGCATGCTGGCCGGCATGGAAGAACAAGGGCTGATCAAGCGCGTGCGCTCCAGCGCCGACCAGCGCCGCCAGGAAATATCCCTGACCCCCAAAAGCCACAAGCTGATCGACCGCATGCGCCCGCATGTGGATGCGAAATACCAGGAAATCGAAGCGAAGATCGGCAAGGAATTGCTGGACCGCCTGTACCACGACGTCGACACCATGGTGGCGCTGATCAAGCGCGATGCACCGGCGTCGGCGGAAGCCGCCGATTCCGGCGACCCCGCCTGA
- the hpaD gene encoding 3,4-dihydroxyphenylacetate 2,3-dioxygenase: MGKLALAAKVTHVPSMYLSELPGRHHGCREAAIEGHRVIGQRCRDLDVDTIVVLDVHWLVNGGYHVNANHAFKGRYTSNELPHFIKDMDYAYGGNPELGRRIAECANAAGVGTRSHEIDSLELEYGTLVPMRYMNGDGRFKVVSVAAWCAWHALDDSRRFGAALRQAIDAGDSRVAVLASGSLSHRFNDNNSPEAAMHQISREFFRQVDLRVVDLWRQGDWKTFCAMLPDYAELCVGEGGMHDTAMLLGLLGWDGYDKPVEVVTDYFTSSGTGQINAIFPVPD; this comes from the coding sequence ATGGGTAAGCTTGCACTGGCGGCCAAGGTGACGCATGTGCCGTCGATGTATCTGTCGGAGCTTCCCGGCAGGCACCATGGCTGCCGCGAGGCCGCCATCGAGGGCCACCGCGTGATCGGCCAGCGTTGCCGGGACCTGGACGTGGACACGATCGTGGTGCTGGACGTGCATTGGCTGGTGAACGGCGGCTATCACGTGAACGCCAACCACGCCTTCAAGGGCCGCTACACCAGTAACGAGCTACCGCATTTCATCAAGGACATGGACTACGCCTATGGCGGCAATCCCGAGCTGGGCCGTCGCATCGCCGAATGCGCCAATGCGGCGGGCGTGGGCACGCGCAGCCATGAAATCGATAGCCTGGAACTTGAATACGGCACACTGGTGCCCATGCGCTACATGAATGGCGACGGCCGCTTCAAGGTGGTGTCGGTGGCCGCGTGGTGCGCCTGGCACGCGCTGGACGACAGCCGGCGCTTCGGCGCGGCCTTGCGCCAGGCCATCGACGCTGGCGACAGCCGCGTGGCGGTGCTGGCCAGCGGGTCCTTGTCGCACCGCTTCAACGACAACAACAGCCCCGAAGCCGCCATGCACCAGATCAGCCGCGAATTTTTCCGGCAGGTGGATTTGCGCGTGGTGGACCTCTGGCGCCAGGGTGACTGGAAAACCTTCTGCGCCATGCTGCCCGACTACGCCGAGCTTTGCGTAGGCGAGGGCGGCATGCACGACACGGCCATGTTGCTGGGCCTGCTGGGGTGGGACGGCTACGACAAGCCGGTGGAGGTGGTGACCGACTACTTCACCAGTTCCGGCACGGGCCAGATCAACGCGATCTTCCCGGTGCCTGACTGA
- the hpaE gene encoding 5-carboxymethyl-2-hydroxymuconate semialdehyde dehydrogenase, with amino-acid sequence MSIKHWINGKEVDSADRFVTYNPATGEAIDEVAAGGQAEIDAAVSAAAQAFPKWANTPAKERARLMRRLGELIDANVPQLAELETRDTGLPISQTRKQLIPRASENFNFFAEVCTRMNGHTYPVDDQMLNYTLYQPVGVCALVSPWNVPFMTATWKTAPCLALGNTAVLKMSELSPLTADQLGRLALEAGIPAGVLNVVQGYGAQAGDALVRHPGVRAISFTGGTVTGKKILASAGGIKKYSMELGGKSPVLIFDDADVERALDSALFTIFSLNGERCTAGSRIFVQQSIYDGFVRKFAERAQRLVVGDPTDEATHVGAMITRQHWEKVTGYIQLAEQEGARILAGGAGKPAGLPAHLVGGNFVRPTVLADVDNRMRCAQEEIFGPVACLIPFKDEAEGLALANDVKYGLASYIWTSDIGRAHRLARGIEAGMVFINSQNVRDLRQPFGGTKESGTGREGGEYSYEVFAEIKNVCVSMGSHHIPKWGV; translated from the coding sequence GTGAGCATCAAGCATTGGATCAACGGCAAAGAGGTCGACAGCGCCGACCGCTTCGTCACCTATAACCCGGCCACGGGCGAAGCCATCGACGAGGTTGCCGCGGGTGGCCAGGCAGAGATCGACGCCGCCGTGTCCGCCGCCGCCCAGGCTTTTCCCAAATGGGCCAACACACCCGCGAAAGAACGCGCCCGCCTCATGCGCCGCCTGGGTGAACTGATTGACGCCAACGTCCCCCAATTGGCCGAACTTGAAACGCGGGATACCGGCCTGCCTATCTCGCAAACCCGCAAGCAACTGATTCCGCGCGCGTCCGAGAACTTCAATTTCTTCGCCGAAGTCTGCACCCGCATGAACGGCCACACCTATCCTGTGGACGATCAGATGCTGAACTACACCCTGTACCAGCCGGTGGGCGTGTGCGCCTTGGTGTCGCCCTGGAACGTGCCGTTCATGACGGCCACCTGGAAAACGGCGCCGTGCCTGGCCTTGGGTAACACCGCCGTGTTGAAGATGTCGGAACTGTCACCGCTGACGGCCGACCAGTTGGGCCGCCTGGCGCTGGAAGCCGGCATCCCCGCGGGTGTTCTGAACGTGGTGCAGGGCTATGGCGCCCAGGCGGGCGATGCGTTGGTGCGTCACCCGGGCGTGCGCGCCATCTCGTTCACGGGCGGCACCGTCACCGGCAAGAAGATTCTGGCCAGCGCGGGCGGCATCAAGAAATATTCGATGGAACTGGGCGGCAAATCGCCCGTGCTGATTTTTGACGACGCCGATGTCGAGCGCGCGCTGGACTCCGCCTTGTTCACGATTTTTTCGCTGAACGGCGAGCGCTGCACGGCGGGTTCGCGCATTTTTGTCCAACAAAGCATCTACGATGGTTTCGTGCGCAAATTCGCCGAACGCGCGCAGCGCCTGGTGGTGGGCGACCCCACCGACGAGGCCACGCACGTGGGCGCGATGATCACGCGCCAGCATTGGGAAAAAGTCACCGGCTACATCCAGCTTGCCGAACAGGAAGGGGCGCGTATCCTTGCCGGCGGCGCAGGCAAGCCGGCGGGCTTGCCGGCCCACCTGGTGGGCGGCAATTTCGTGCGGCCCACGGTGCTGGCCGACGTGGATAACCGCATGCGTTGCGCGCAGGAAGAAATCTTCGGGCCGGTGGCCTGCCTGATCCCGTTCAAGGACGAAGCCGAAGGCCTGGCGCTGGCCAACGACGTCAAGTACGGGCTGGCGTCCTACATCTGGACCAGCGACATTGGCCGCGCGCACCGCTTGGCGCGCGGCATCGAGGCAGGCATGGTGTTCATCAACAGCCAGAACGTGCGCGACCTGCGCCAGCCGTTTGGCGGCACCAAGGAATCGGGCACCGGACGCGAGGGCGGGGAATACAGCTACGAGGTATTCGCCGAAATCAAAAACGTGTGCGTGTCGATGGGCAGCCACCACATCCCCAAGTGGGGTGTGTGA
- a CDS encoding fumarylacetoacetate hydrolase family protein, with the protein MPHIWIEYSGNLALDTHALMRTVQDAAVGDGSLFPLAGARTRALRVDDCLIVDGHPDNAFVHVVLRIGHGRSDAQKAALGERVFNALSAALAPHMAMRPLGISMQIEEADPILNYKQNNYRDYLAARTAQAHAALAALPRTVVGAALNTRQSLDALGDSVNAPPYKAAPRAPVLYIKPANTYARDGDTIALPVDVDDIEVGACLGVVFSRRATRLSEARALDHVAGYRVVADLSVPHASYFRPALKQKCRDGFCPMSDALTPVSAVSNPDALDIEVCVNDEVVQRANTADLIRPVARLIADVTQFMSFEAGDMLLVGAPHDAPRVRAGQRYNIRIAQVGTLGNTLAAAAL; encoded by the coding sequence ATGCCCCATATCTGGATTGAGTATTCGGGCAATCTGGCCCTGGATACGCACGCACTGATGCGCACGGTGCAGGACGCCGCCGTTGGCGACGGCAGCCTGTTTCCCCTGGCCGGCGCGCGCACCCGCGCCCTGCGCGTGGACGACTGCCTGATCGTCGACGGCCACCCCGACAACGCCTTCGTCCATGTCGTGCTGCGCATCGGCCACGGGCGCAGCGACGCGCAAAAAGCGGCCTTGGGCGAACGCGTATTCAATGCGCTAAGCGCCGCGCTGGCGCCGCACATGGCCATGCGGCCGCTGGGTATTTCGATGCAGATCGAAGAGGCGGATCCAATACTGAACTATAAGCAGAACAACTACCGCGACTACCTGGCCGCGCGCACCGCGCAAGCCCACGCCGCCTTGGCCGCCCTGCCCCGCACCGTGGTCGGCGCCGCGCTCAATACGCGCCAGTCGCTGGACGCGCTGGGCGACAGCGTCAACGCGCCGCCCTACAAGGCGGCGCCCCGCGCGCCCGTGCTCTACATCAAACCGGCCAACACCTATGCACGCGACGGCGACACCATCGCCCTGCCCGTCGACGTGGATGACATCGAGGTGGGCGCCTGCCTGGGCGTGGTGTTCTCGCGCCGCGCCACGCGCTTAAGCGAAGCCCGTGCGCTGGATCATGTGGCGGGCTACCGCGTCGTGGCGGACTTGTCCGTGCCGCACGCCAGCTACTTCCGCCCCGCGCTCAAACAGAAATGCCGCGACGGTTTTTGCCCCATGAGCGACGCGCTGACGCCGGTCTCGGCCGTTTCGAACCCCGACGCGCTGGACATCGAAGTGTGCGTGAACGACGAGGTGGTGCAGCGCGCCAACACGGCTGATCTTATCCGCCCCGTGGCGCGGCTGATTGCCGACGTGACGCAGTTCATGAGCTTCGAAGCGGGCGACATGCTGCTGGTGGGCGCGCCCCACGACGCGCCGCGCGTGCGCGCCGGGCAACGCTACAACATCCGCATCGCGCAGGTGGGCACGCTGGGCAACACCCTGGCCGCGGCCGCACTCTGA